The following proteins are encoded in a genomic region of Planococcus lenghuensis:
- a CDS encoding lysylphosphatidylglycerol synthase transmembrane domain-containing protein — MGKKLLKPLIHIGSLLLFLFFLFLTVRFFDIGLLIQQLRQIFFNGHWFVFLTACYLSAFVLRTMAWKMYLKGQHPFRVYLSALFYSLFINHIFPFKAGEVVRTGVLAGEPEMDIDTAAHSVIVMRLLDLACLGSLSLAGALVFGVSLDTHFLFLLVSVCFVIGLGMLWILHKKSPAFYRKHSAILEAALSLKRFPLILGLIGFSWILEAVVLYGFIKGTGLDLAFLEAIWANSLTVASGVFQFAPGGLATYESVLSFALVQTGFDWAQAYHLAIITHGYKFLFSFAAGASALILHPIPLLQLKKWTLKKGRQV, encoded by the coding sequence ATGGGCAAAAAACTACTTAAACCGTTAATTCATATAGGCAGCCTGCTGCTCTTCCTGTTCTTTCTATTCCTCACTGTCCGTTTTTTTGATATCGGTCTGTTGATTCAGCAACTCCGGCAAATCTTTTTCAACGGTCATTGGTTTGTCTTTCTTACAGCCTGTTATTTATCCGCTTTCGTATTGCGGACAATGGCCTGGAAAATGTATTTAAAGGGACAGCATCCATTTCGGGTCTATTTGTCTGCTCTTTTCTACAGCCTGTTTATTAATCATATTTTCCCATTCAAAGCAGGTGAAGTTGTCCGGACCGGCGTGTTGGCCGGTGAGCCGGAAATGGACATCGATACTGCGGCTCATTCGGTGATCGTCATGCGGCTGCTGGATTTGGCTTGCCTCGGCAGCCTGTCGCTCGCCGGCGCTTTGGTGTTCGGAGTTTCTCTTGATACTCATTTTCTTTTCTTACTGGTTTCCGTCTGCTTCGTTATAGGGTTGGGTATGCTATGGATACTTCATAAAAAATCCCCTGCTTTTTACCGGAAACATTCGGCGATATTGGAAGCGGCACTCAGTCTTAAACGTTTTCCGCTTATTCTGGGATTGATTGGATTCAGCTGGATACTGGAAGCGGTTGTCCTCTATGGTTTTATCAAAGGAACCGGACTGGATCTGGCCTTCTTGGAAGCCATTTGGGCAAATAGCCTGACTGTAGCTTCAGGGGTGTTCCAATTTGCCCCGGGAGGGCTGGCGACATACGAAAGTGTGTTGAGTTTTGCGCTTGTGCAAACAGGGTTCGACTGGGCTCAGGCCTATCATTTAGCCATCATTACGCACGGCTATAAATTTCTTTTTTCATTTGCAGCCGGTGCATCCGCACTTATACTTCATCCGATTCCGCTGCTTCAGCTGAAGAAGTGGACCCTGAAGAAAGGAAGGCAAGTATGA